From Cystobacter fuscus DSM 2262, one genomic window encodes:
- a CDS encoding HAD family hydrolase: MSHSLRAALFDLDGTLVDSLHDIGAAMNHALSTHGLPPHPLPAYRHFVGEGAQVLVARAVPEAHAHAREAVLATYRAFYAEHMLDETRPFPGILPLLECLVGEGVKLAVLSNKPDAATRRLVTELLPGVRFAAVYGERAGVPRKPDPTAALGVAAELGVDPSGCAFIGDTSVDMDTARAAGMYGVGVTWGFRDEEELRTHQARVIARSVEELLQHLLALPRALAS, from the coding sequence ATGTCCCACTCCCTTCGCGCCGCGCTCTTCGATCTGGACGGAACCCTGGTGGACTCGCTGCACGACATTGGCGCGGCGATGAACCATGCCCTGAGCACCCACGGCCTGCCCCCCCATCCGCTGCCGGCCTACCGGCACTTCGTGGGTGAGGGGGCCCAGGTGCTGGTGGCCCGGGCCGTCCCCGAGGCACACGCGCACGCGCGGGAGGCCGTGCTCGCCACCTACCGCGCCTTCTACGCCGAGCACATGTTGGATGAGACCCGGCCGTTCCCAGGCATCCTCCCCCTGCTCGAGTGCCTGGTGGGCGAGGGCGTGAAGCTGGCGGTGCTCAGCAACAAGCCCGACGCGGCCACCCGCCGGCTGGTGACGGAGCTCCTGCCCGGTGTGCGCTTCGCGGCCGTCTATGGTGAGCGCGCCGGGGTGCCCCGCAAGCCGGACCCCACGGCCGCGCTCGGCGTGGCGGCGGAGCTGGGCGTGGACCCGAGCGGGTGCGCCTTCATCGGCGACACGTCCGTGGACATGGACACCGCCCGGGCCGCGGGCATGTACGGCGTGGGCGTGACATGGGGCTTCCGCGACGAGGAGGAACTGCGGACCCACCAGGCCCGGGTGATCGCCCGCTCGGTGGAGGAACTGCTCCAGCACCTGCTGGCCCTGCCTCGCGCCCTTGCTTCCTGA
- a CDS encoding ATP-binding protein, protein MHLASSWLGMTQASLVGITHPVWPSLGVALAGLFLLGRSRWPAVFLGSLGVQLLAGSASPGLALMLAAGHTLEAVLGVWLLRHLGFSARQARLQDVGVLACAATAGTLVGLPSGVLSLASRTSLSWEAVGGLVWRGWMESLLGMLGAGVALMLLARRKPETLWREGLALMGLLLGVCLWSFSVGLRGSSLVYAQVLVLFPLGVWAALRFGSPGAALSLVLLVAVSMGNALVASDVFVSAEGARVAGLLGFKLLLALATGVGLLWREVRREQGAARTQLEALTTAVRNVREGVVICEKRPGEGPRIIFLNPFFQEMCGWTQEELAGRSPWELCAAAQDIQQRVEDTLREEGDFRGEVVLMHKDGSRLFSQMHLSRIPSGGGQVSYVVGTHHDLTAQRQLQEKLVSAGRIAAVGTLAAGVGHEINNPLAYLLLNLEGVARSLRQGPEHLAEARTRLDSVREGAERIRVIVRDLKVFSRQEGEEREMLDVNAVVVPAMRMAAHAVRARARLVEDFGSPPPVLGCEARLGQVLLNLLVNALQAIPEGNPERHEVRVRTGGDGLGRALVEVSDTGCGMSPSVLSRIFEPFFTTKPSGEGTGLGLAICQQIVQSHGGELRVRSELGKGSVFTLVLPAATQTSATPSEPEPAGAVAESAPRRRILIIDDEPRLAQSMRMLIEPSHDVVITTRGAEALAWVSAGQRFDLVLCDLQMPGTTGMDVYSHLRAHAPELLERLVFISGGAYTQAMRDFVRTVRNRVLEKPVRPNELLATIDEALATSSAA, encoded by the coding sequence GTGCATCTCGCGTCTTCCTGGCTCGGGATGACCCAGGCATCGCTCGTGGGCATCACCCACCCGGTGTGGCCTTCCCTGGGCGTGGCCCTCGCGGGCTTGTTTCTGTTGGGCCGCTCACGCTGGCCCGCCGTCTTCCTGGGCTCGCTGGGCGTCCAGCTGCTCGCGGGCTCCGCCTCCCCCGGCCTGGCGCTGATGCTTGCGGCGGGTCACACCCTGGAGGCGGTGCTGGGGGTGTGGCTGCTGCGGCACCTCGGCTTCTCCGCCAGGCAGGCACGTCTCCAGGACGTGGGCGTGCTCGCCTGCGCCGCGACGGCGGGCACCCTGGTGGGCCTCCCGTCGGGCGTGCTGTCGCTCGCATCCCGGACGTCCCTCTCCTGGGAAGCCGTGGGAGGGCTCGTCTGGCGGGGTTGGATGGAGAGCCTGCTGGGGATGTTGGGGGCCGGGGTGGCCTTGATGCTGCTCGCGCGGCGCAAGCCGGAGACGCTCTGGCGCGAGGGTCTGGCGCTCATGGGGCTGTTGCTGGGCGTGTGTCTGTGGTCCTTCAGCGTGGGCCTGCGGGGCTCCTCGCTCGTCTACGCGCAGGTGCTCGTGCTCTTTCCGCTCGGGGTGTGGGCGGCCCTGCGCTTCGGCTCACCGGGGGCGGCGCTCAGCCTGGTGCTGCTCGTGGCGGTGTCCATGGGCAACGCGCTCGTGGCCTCGGATGTTTTCGTGTCGGCGGAGGGGGCGCGCGTGGCGGGCCTGCTCGGGTTCAAGCTCTTGCTGGCGCTCGCCACCGGCGTCGGGCTGTTGTGGAGGGAGGTGCGCCGCGAACAGGGCGCGGCCAGGACGCAACTGGAGGCGTTGACCACCGCCGTGCGCAACGTGCGCGAGGGAGTGGTCATCTGCGAGAAGCGCCCGGGAGAGGGGCCCCGGATCATCTTCCTCAACCCCTTCTTCCAGGAGATGTGCGGTTGGACGCAGGAGGAACTGGCGGGCCGCTCCCCGTGGGAGCTCTGCGCGGCGGCGCAGGACATCCAGCAGCGGGTGGAAGACACCTTGCGTGAGGAGGGTGACTTTCGTGGTGAAGTGGTGCTGATGCACAAGGACGGCTCACGGCTGTTCAGCCAGATGCACCTGTCGCGCATCCCGAGCGGGGGCGGACAGGTCTCGTACGTCGTGGGCACCCACCATGATCTCACCGCGCAACGGCAGTTGCAGGAGAAGCTCGTCTCCGCGGGGCGGATCGCCGCGGTCGGCACCCTGGCGGCGGGTGTGGGCCATGAAATCAACAACCCACTGGCTTACCTTCTATTGAACCTGGAAGGCGTGGCGCGCAGCCTGCGGCAGGGGCCCGAGCACCTCGCCGAGGCACGCACCCGACTGGACTCCGTGCGCGAGGGCGCCGAGCGCATTCGCGTCATCGTGAGGGACCTGAAGGTCTTCAGTCGGCAGGAAGGAGAGGAGCGGGAAATGTTGGACGTCAACGCGGTAGTGGTTCCCGCGATGCGCATGGCGGCTCACGCGGTGCGAGCCCGGGCCCGGTTGGTGGAAGACTTCGGCTCACCTCCTCCGGTGCTCGGCTGCGAGGCCCGGCTCGGGCAGGTGCTGCTCAACCTGCTCGTCAACGCGCTGCAGGCCATCCCCGAGGGCAATCCCGAGCGGCACGAGGTGCGCGTGCGCACGGGGGGTGACGGCCTCGGCCGCGCCCTGGTGGAGGTGTCCGATACGGGCTGTGGGATGTCTCCCAGCGTGCTCTCGCGCATCTTCGAGCCGTTCTTCACCACCAAGCCCTCCGGCGAGGGCACGGGCCTGGGGCTCGCCATCTGTCAGCAGATCGTCCAGTCCCATGGCGGCGAGCTGCGGGTGCGCAGCGAGCTGGGCAAGGGCAGTGTCTTCACGCTCGTGCTGCCCGCCGCGACGCAGACGTCCGCCACGCCCTCCGAGCCCGAGCCGGCTGGTGCCGTGGCCGAGTCCGCTCCGCGCCGACGCATCCTCATCATCGACGACGAGCCCCGCCTGGCCCAATCCATGCGCATGCTCATCGAGCCCTCGCACGACGTGGTCATCACCACTCGCGGCGCCGAGGCCCTGGCGTGGGTGAGCGCGGGGCAGCGCTTCGATCTGGTGTTGTGTGACTTGCAGATGCCGGGGACGACCGGGATGGACGTCTACTCGCACCTGCGCGCGCACGCGCCGGAGCTGCTCGAGCGGCTCGTCTTCATCTCCGGCGGGGCCTACACCCAGGCCATGCGCGACTTCGTGCGCACGGTGCGCAACCGCGTCCTGGAGAAGCCCGTGCGGCCCAACGAGTTGCTGGCCACCATCGACGAGGCGCTCGCCACCTCGTCCGCGGCCTAG
- a CDS encoding YqaA family protein, translating into MTEPAPVAAPSEKPSWYRRLYLRVESLSSTPHALGAMMLVSVVDASVFPIPPFALLVPMVLAQPRKWVRYALLGTVASLLGGFIGYYLGVLVHQGALSALNINLDARIERFGINATVGELLGQNFWVLALLCSVLPTPFKIVAIGSGMVSVPLERFFLAALIGRSARFFAVSGVMRFFGPTARKWLRV; encoded by the coding sequence ATGACCGAACCCGCTCCCGTGGCCGCCCCTTCCGAGAAACCCTCCTGGTACCGCCGACTCTACCTGCGCGTGGAGTCCCTCTCGTCCACCCCCCATGCCCTGGGCGCCATGATGTTGGTGTCCGTCGTGGACGCCTCGGTGTTTCCCATTCCGCCCTTCGCGCTGCTCGTGCCCATGGTGCTCGCCCAGCCGCGCAAGTGGGTGCGCTACGCGCTGCTCGGCACCGTGGCGAGCCTCCTCGGGGGCTTCATCGGCTACTACCTGGGGGTGCTCGTGCACCAGGGCGCCCTGAGCGCCCTGAACATCAACCTGGATGCGCGCATCGAGCGCTTCGGCATCAACGCCACCGTGGGCGAGCTGCTCGGCCAGAACTTCTGGGTGTTGGCGCTTTTGTGCTCGGTGCTGCCCACGCCCTTCAAGATCGTCGCCATCGGCAGCGGCATGGTGAGCGTGCCGTTGGAGCGCTTCTTCCTCGCGGCGCTCATCGGCCGCTCGGCGCGCTTCTTCGCCGTGTCCGGGGTGATGCGCTTCTTCGGACCCACGGCGCGCAAGTGGCTGCGCGTGTGA